GGTGCGGGACACCCCAGCACCTGACGGGCCGCGGCGGATGGGGAAGTTGGAGGGTCACGGCACGGAGCCTTCGTCCACGCGTGCGGTGAGCGCCCGCACCCGGTCGGTGGCGTCATGCACGTCCGACGCGGCGATCGGGGTGCCGACGAGGAGCACGCGGGATCGTGGGCGTCCCTTGGCCTCGAAGGTGAGGCCGACCGGGACGATCGTGACCTCGGGCACTCCGCTCGCGAGCGCCTGCGGGGCCATGCGCGCACAGCCGGTGCGGGAGTGGGGCGAGGCGGGTTCGCTGTGGTTGATTCCCTCGGGGAAGATGAGGATCATCCCCTCGCCCCGCAGGGTCTCGACGATGGCGTCGAAGGCGCCCTCATTGCGGCCCGCGGTGGCGCTGCACCGGATCGTTGGAGCTTCGTCCTTCGCGCGACGCAGCGGCACAATGCCCACGGCGTGCACGACGAACCGGGTGATCAGGTGGTCGAGGAGCGTGGCCTTGGCGGTGAGCTGCACGCGCCGTGGCACCAGGGCGCCGACGACGAGGGCGTCCACCGGGCGTTGTTGTGGTTCGCGGCTAGGATCACCGGGCCGTGGGAGGGGATGCGGTTCAGCCCCTCGTCCTCGACCCGCCGGTAGAACCAGCGCACGGCGACCCGCATAACCACTGCTGCACGCCCCACGGGGACCGCATCTTAATGCGGCTCGGCGACGACGACGCCCTCCTCCGCCTCGCGCGCCATGCGACGCCCGGCCTCGACGTCCACGCGCGACAGCAGCCACGCGCCCACGGCGAAGAAACGCAATCACCCGGAGAATCGCGGCCCGGCTGCTCCCCCGTCGCCCAGATCGTCAGGGCAAAAAGCAGGGCCCAAAGATGTTGGCAAACTTCTCGAAGACGGAGAAGCCGAAGAACTCCCCGGACTTGTGGGCCGGGACCATGCTGGAGAACAGCGACCGGCTCAGCGCCTGCGTCCCGCCCTGCACCATTCCCACGAGGCCGGCGAGAATGTAGAAGTCCCGCGCGCTGCTCGCGAAGTACCCCACGATCGAGATGGCGGTGTACGCGAGCAGGCCGATGAAGATCCGAGGTCTTGGCCCCGATCCGGTTGGCGAGCATGCCAAAGAGGGAAGGCGAACGGAATCCCGACAAACTGGACGATGAGGATCGCCGTGATGAGGGCACTGTCCGGAATCCCGATCTCCTTGCCGTAGGCGGTGGCCATGCGGATGATCGTCTGGATCCCGTCGTTGGCGACTAGGAACGCCAGCAGCATGAGGAACGCATGCTTGAAGGTGCGGAGCATCCGCACCGCCTCACCCAGGCGCACGAACGGCGTCACCAGCAGCGACCGTACCCCACCTCGTCGGCCTCCGTGGCCCGGGCGGTTCCTTCACGTGCCGGAGGATCGGCCAGCTGAATACCAGCCACCACACGGCCACCGAGAGGAACGCGAGCCGCACGGGGAGCGTGGCCTAGGCGGGGGTGAGACCTCACCGCTCGGCAGGCCGAACAGCGCCGGGTTGAGGATCCACGCGATGTTGATCGCCAACAGGACGCCTCCGCCGACATACCCGAACGCGTAGCCCGCACTCGAGACCCGGTCCACTTCCTCCGGCTTGGTCAGGTGCGGCAGCGCCTCGTAGAAGACGATGGTGGCGGTCGCCCCGACGGTCGCGGTGATGTAGAGCCACGAGGCAAGGGCAACGTCGCCTCGCTCAGGAAGAACATGCCGGCCACCGCGGCCACGCCGAGCAACATGAACCCCGCGAGCATGCGCTTCTTGGCGGCGGCGACGTCGGAGATGGCTCCAAGCACCGGTGACAGGATGGCCACGATGACGGCCGAGATGGCGTTAGCACTGGCCCAGCTCGCCGTGCGCGAACTTTCGGCCATGTCCGCGGCCACCACGCTCACAAAGAAGATCTGGAAGACCGCGACCTGGATCGTGGTCTGGAAAGACGAGACCGCCCAGTCGTACATCGCCCAGGCGCGTAGGTCCTTGCGATGGAGGCCAAGGCGCGTCAGCCAAGGGAGTGGTGGGCGTGTTAGGCACGGCGGCATGGTGAGGGTGGCGATTGACGCCACGGTCCGGGCGCCCAGATTTGCGGCATGGGTGTCTTCCCTCGCCGATGGCTGGTCGCCGTGCTCGCCATCGGGGCGTGCGAACGCCCCGCCGTCGAACGCGCCAACGATACGGTGCTCTCGACGGTGCCGCCACCGCCACCTCCCGCGGTCGCGCCGATTGTGACGGACGCCGCCTGGGACACCGCGGCGGGGCTGGCCTTCCTCGTGATGGGGGCCCACGCCGACCAAGCCGCAATGGTCGTCCCCTTCGTGGACACCGCGGCCTCACTCGACACGATGCAGGTGCCCTTGGCCCCGTGGCGCGGGGTCGCCTTCGACTTCTTTCGCCAGGGACAGTCCATCGGGACTGCCAGCGCCGGCGATTCCATCGCGATGGATGCGCCGGACGACTGCTCGGCCTGGCCGGCGCTGCGCGTGACGCGTGGCGATTCCACCGGGTGGACCGTGGCCTTTCCCACGGGCCGCTTTGCCGCGTTAGCCATGGACTCGCTCGCTGGGCTTGCGCCGCGCGACTCCGCCGGACTGACGCGCGACCTGGCACGGGTGGCGTCCGCCGCACCGGGGGACACTGCAGAGTTGATGCGGGGGCTTCCGTATGTCGTGCATCGCGCGTGGCGCACGACCCTGTCCAATGGCCGGCAGGTGGTCATGGCGGAGATCGACCGCACCCTGAACCGAGGAGGCGAGCCCCGTGCACGAGCACTTGCTGCTCGTAGCCGAGCGGGACACAACGGCTGGTAGCAGGTGGGAATTGGCCTGGTCAGAGCGCATGGTGGGCGGCGAAGAGGCGATCGAATCGATGGAGCTGATGGTGATCGGGACCGCCCGCGGTCGCTCCGAGCCCATCATCCTGTTCGCGCGGTACCTCGGCGATGGCGTGATCTACGCCGTGCTGCAGCGCGAGGGCAGCGGCGGCTGGCGGCTCCGCTGGACCAGTCCCTACGTCGGGTGCTGACGCCTAACGACCGGACGCTGCCTCACGCCCCAACCCGCCGGGCGCGCGGGCGCGCCGAGCCCACCGGCGAGCACGGCCAGGGTGACGAGGTAGGGCAGCGCGACGAACAGCTGGTACGGCAGGTTGGACCCGCCCGCCTGGAAGCGGTATTGCAGCGCCGTGGCCGCGCCAAAGAGCAGGGCCGCCGCCAGCGCGCCATGCGGGGTCCACCGCCCGAGCGCGACGACGGCCAGGGCGATGAACCCGCGCCCCGCCGACATCTGCTCGGAGAAGGTGCCCACCTGCATCACCAGGGCGGCCCCTCCCAGCCCACCAAACAGGCCACTGCACAACACGCCACGCCATTGCACGCGTCGCACATTGATCCCGGCCGCCGTGGCGGCGGGAGGGTGTTCGCCGACCGCGCGCCACCCCAGTCCGGCCCCGGTGCGATACAGGAACCACCAGGAGCCTGCGGCGGCGGCATACAACAGGTAGGTCAGGATCGACTGGCCAAACAAGGCAGGTCCAACGAGCGGAAGCTGAGACAGGAAGGGGAGGGCCAGGGGCCCGAGGGTCGGGATATCCAGTGCGGCGCCACCGGGGCCGAAGTACAGCGGATACAGCACCCCGGTGGCACCGTACGCCCCGAGCGTGATCGCTGTCCCCGTGATGATCTGGTCGGCGCGCGCGACGAGGACGATCACGCCGAAGAGCAGGGCCACGGCCAGTCCGGCGCCTGCGGCCACCAGCACCCCGGCGGGGGCACCAAACGCGGCTGACCCGACCACGGCGCCCAGGCATCCCGCGATGATGGCCCCTTCCAGCCCGACATTGATGATCCCGGTCCGCTCGCAGAGCGTCTCCCCAAGTGCTGCCAGCGCCAACGGGGTCGCGGTGCGGACGCTGGCGTCGAGGAAGGGAGCGAGGGCGTCCATCATGCCGCGGCCACCACGCGGTGCTGCCTGGCGCGCCACACGACGACCGACAGGATGACCGCCGCCTCGAGCACCGAGACCAACACCGCAGGCACGCCGGCGTCTCGCTGCATGGAGGCCGCACCGGCGGCCAGCCCGCCAAGGAATGTCCCGCTCACGAGCACGCCGATCGGATGCAACCCGGCCAGCAGCGCGACCGCAATCGCGGTGAACCCGTAGCCTGGGGAGAGGTTGTCGTACAACGCGCGCGTCACCCCAAGCACCTGCACGGCACCAGCGAGTCCGGCCAACGCCCCGCTCCAGAGAAACACCTGGGTGGACAACCGGGCGGTATCAACCCGACCAGCCACAGCCGCAGCGGATGCATTGGCCCCGAGGACGCGAATCCGGAATCCCCCGGCAGTCTGCGTGAAGTACCGGTGCAGCACGATGGCCAGCACCACGGCGAGTGCGAACCCCACGTGCAGCCGCGTCCCGGGCAGGAGGAGCGGGAGTTCGAGCGCGCGCGGGATGGCTGCCGACTGCGGCAATACACGTGTAGGCTCCTGGAGCGGTCCGCGCACCAGCCAACTCACGACGTTCAAGGCGATGAAGTTCACCATGATCGTCGTGATCACCTCGAGCACCCCGAACCGCCGCCGCAACCAGGCGGGACCCGCCGCGCAGGCGGCCCCCGTCACCAGTCCGGCCGCCAGCACCGGGACGATGCCAAGTGGCCCGAGCGTGTCACCAAGTGCCAGGGCGACGGCCGTGGCGGCGGCCGCACCACCCAGCAGCTGTCCGTCGGCGCCAACATTCAGGATCCCGGCCCGAAAGGCGAGTGCGACGGCCAGCCCGGCGATGATGATCGGGACCGCGCGCACCAGGGTCGACGATGCAAAGACTCCCGGCGATGCCACGGCCCCGCGCACCATCGCGCCCAACGCCGCGCCCACGTCAAAGCCCCCGAGGGCCAGGAGGAGCGCCAGCAGCGCGACCACCCCGGCCGCGGCCCCGAGCGCGGGCCCCGCGTGCGCGATCCATCGGGGAACACGCGACGGCGTGACCACGCGCCTAACGATTACGGGGGAAGACCCGGTAGTTCACCACGCCGGAGTCACAGACCGTCTGCGCTTCCGAATACGGGATGGCAAAGTACGTGTAGGCCCGCACCGTGCTGCGCACACGCTGGCAGGGAATCGCCCCACTGCTGTCCCCTCGCGCGGCGAGCGGCAGGGTGTCCACCCGCATCACGCGCGTGGCGCGGACCAGCCCGAGGCGCTCCAGCGGGTGATTCCACAACGTGCGCGCGATCGACTGCGCATTGAACGCCTGCGCCTGCGCCGACGTGGGCAGGTGCGCGATCCCATTCCCGATCACCCAGCGCGGCACGGCGGCCCCGAGCGTGAACACCACCACCTTCCAGGCCACGCCGATGCCGAACAGCACGAGCCACGGACGCCAGCGGCGCCGCTGGGTTCCTGCGGGAGGAGGGGTTACGTCGGGGGCCATCGCCACAACCTATTCAACCGTCGCTGGTCGCAGTCAGTGCCCGGCGACTCGACTCATCACGGGCCAACCGGCGCATCGCCAGGATGCCCAGCGCCGGCCCGATGGCGAGCGGCATGTAGGCCATCTCCCATCCCCACGCGGAGCTCCACCCGGGCACCAGCCTGATCGTGACAACCGTCAACAAGAACCCCAATGCGGTCTGGATGGTCACGCTGGTGCCGACGTACGCGCGGTCCGACCATTCAGTGACCGCTGCGGAAAATTGCGCGGAATCCGCAACGATGCTCATACCCCACATCAGCGCCACGGCCACCAACACCACCGCTGGGCCGTGCATGAGGGGCCCAATGGCCAGGGCACATGCTCCGCTCACGGCCATCGCGACAATGCTCGTTTGTGCCCGGCCAAGCCGATCGGCAACGAGCCCGGCCCACACACATCCCACCCCACCGGCGCCAATGGTCAGGAACAAGAGGGCCGCCGCGCTCGCGGTCGGCCAACCGCGCTCACTGGCAACGGCTCCAAAGAACAGGCCGATCGAGCTCCACATCGCGTAGAGCTCCCACATGTGTCCGAGATAGCCACCGGTCGCCAGCATCACCTGGCGGTTCCGCCACACGCGGCCGAGCGCCCGGGGGTCGAACGGCACCGATGGCGCCTGGTGCGGCCCCTCGGTCACCCGCCAGGCAAACACGACCGCACCCGCCGCCGCGCACGCGGCAGCGAGCAGCTGTAAGCGGCGCCAGTCGTCCGGGGCGACCGCCAGGCGTAGCAAGTGCGGCACCGCCGAGCCCAACGTGGTGCCGGCGACCAGCACGCCAATCGCCAGGCCGCGGCGCGTCAGGGTCCAGCCAGCGGCGATCTTGATCCCCGGCGGATACACCCCCGCCAGGGCCATCCCGACGACGAGGCGACAAACCAGCGCATGCGTCATCCCGATTCCCGGCAGGACCTGGGGCCGCCGTGGCCAGCGCGGCTACCAAGGCGCTCCCGGCGGCGAGGCGGCGCGGACGCCAGCGATCTGCGAGCAGGAAGGCCGCGGAGATCATGCTCCCGGCGACAAAGCCCAGCTGCACGGCGAGCGTAAGCCACAACGGATCACCTGCTCCCCACTGTTGGACCATCAACGGCGCGGTCACGGTGGCACTGAACCATGGCGACATGCCCAGCACCACGGCGACCACGAGGATCGCCGTTTCCCGCCCGGCGTGCCGCGTGCTCATGCGACCCGTGGTGCGCTCGCCCCGATCATCGCCCGCCCGATCGTCTCGCGGTCACCAGCAATCTCCTGCACCCGTCCGGCGTGCACGACCCACACCCGGTCGGCGACCGACAGCACTTCATCCAGGTCGGTGGAATAGCAGACCACGGCCACCCCGGCGTCCGCAGCTGCGCGTAG
This DNA window, taken from Gemmatimonadota bacterium, encodes the following:
- a CDS encoding 1-acyl-sn-glycerol-3-phosphate acyltransferase encodes the protein MDALVVGALVPRRVQLTAKATLLDHLITRFVVHAVGIVPLRRAKDEAPTIRCSATAGRNEGAFDAIVETLRGEGMILIFPEGINHSEPASPHSRTGCARMAPQALASGVPEVTIVPVGLTFEAKGRPRSRVLLVGTPIAASDVHDATDRVRALTARVDEGSVP
- a CDS encoding ABC transporter permease, whose amino-acid sequence is MMDALAPFLDASVRTATPLALAALGETLCERTGIINVGLEGAIIAGCLGAVVGSAAFGAPAGVLVAAGAGLAVALLFGVIVLVARADQIITGTAITLGAYGATGVLYPLYFGPGGAALDIPTLGPLALPFLSQLPLVGPALFGQSILTYLLYAAAAGSWWFLYRTGAGLGWRAVGEHPPAATAAGINVRRVQWRGVLCSGLFGGLGGAALVMQVGTFSEQMSAGRGFIALAVVALGRWTPHGALAAALLFGAATALQYRFQAGGSNLPYQLFVALPYLVTLAVLAGGLGAPARPAGWGVRQRPVVRRQHPT
- a CDS encoding ABC transporter permease, with the translated sequence MVTPSRVPRWIAHAGPALGAAAGVVALLALLLALGGFDVGAALGAMVRGAVASPGVFASSTLVRAVPIIIAGLAVALAFRAGILNVGADGQLLGGAAAATAVALALGDTLGPLGIVPVLAAGLVTGAACAAGPAWLRRRFGVLEVITTIMVNFIALNVVSWLVRGPLQEPTRVLPQSAAIPRALELPLLLPGTRLHVGFALAVVLAIVLHRYFTQTAGGFRIRVLGANASAAAVAGRVDTARLSTQVFLWSGALAGLAGAVQVLGVTRALYDNLSPGYGFTAIAVALLAGLHPIGVLVSGTFLGGLAAGAASMQRDAGVPAVLVSVLEAAVILSVVVWRARQHRVVAAA